The region GCGCTCTGTGCTCACCTATGTGCACGCTGCGCTAGACCGTGAGCTGGGCGAGGCCGAGGGTATGGCCGACGAAGAGGAGAACGTCACCACCCGTGTGGTCCGCCGCAGGGTCATTCTCAAGGTACccaacagagaggggaggggaggaggggcgaggggcgagaggatgagagagagaataataaaGGAGAGTGTAACAAACAGTGTGGTGGAAAGCAGAtggttgctgtgtgtgtatgtgtgtgtgtgtgtgtgtgtgtgtgtgtgtgtgtgtgtgtgtgtgtgcgtgcgtgcgtgcgtgcgtgcgtgcgtgcgtgcgtgcgcgtgtgtgtgtgtgtgtgtgtgtgtgtgtgtgtgtgtgtgtgtgtgtgtgtgtgtgtgcgtgtgtatttgtaAAGCTCAGAGGTGATTTAATGTTTGTCTGTGACAAGGGGAAATGTTGGTCAGGGTCGAGGCGaatggagaaggtggagagaaaCCTATTTCTGCTTGTTTACCGTATTAACTTCTGACCATGCAATTTATCTGTAATGGGATCAATAATGAAAGATGAAAGATTATGTTAATAAAACAGTTGTTAATTTATATTGTAGAATTTtaactcacacatacagtatgccgACTTGTGCATAGATGATGAATATACAGGATGCACGATAGAACTACTTTGCAACAACAACATTAAAAGTATTTTCAAGCAACTTTCTGGATCATATTGTTCATACCGTATTCCGCCAGGTGAGATAGAATAgtaacagagggaggggaggacaaAACTAAGAATGGTCAAACCATAGACCTACAGTTGAGACCCATTTAGACTGTAGATACACTGTACGGGCCTTGTACGTGCTGTGACCATAGACCTACAGTTGAGACCCATTTAGACTGTAGATACACTGTACGGGCCTTGTACGTGCTGTGACCATAGACCTACAGTTGAGACCCATTTAGACTGTAGATACACAGTACGGGCCTTGTACGTGCTGTGACCATAGACCTACAGTTGAGACCCATTTAGACTGAGATACACTGTACAGGCCTTGTACGTGCTGTGACCATAGACCTACAGTTGAGACCCATTTAGACTGTAGATACACTGTACGGGCCTTGTACGTGCTGTGACCATAGACCTACAGTTGAGACCCATTTAGACTGTAGATACACTGTACGGGCCTTGTACGTGCTGTGACCATAGACCTACAGTTGAGACCCATTTAGACTGTAGATACACTGTACGGGCCTTGTACGTGCTGTGACCATAGACCTACAGTTGAGACCCATTTAGACTGTAGATACACTGTATGGGCCTTGTACGTGCTGTGACCATAGACCTACAGTTGAGACCCATTTAGACTGTAGATACACTGTACGGGCCTTGTACGTGCTGTGACCATAGACCTACAGTTGAGACCCATTTAGACTGTAGATACACTGTACGGGCCTTGTACGTGCTGTGACCATAGACCTACAGTTGAGACCCATTTAGACTGTAGATACACTGTACGGGCCTTGTACGTGCTGTGACCATAGACCTACAGTTGAGACCCATTTAGATTGTAGATACACTGTACAGGCCTTGTACGTGCTGTTGAGCTGTGAATGGCTCAACCTGTATGGTGTTTAAACCTATGAACTCAGTTTCTAATCTCTCTACCATCTTCATGGTCctattctcccccctccctccatccctctcttggTCTCAACACCTTTAATAACTCAAAAAAATCCTTCCTCTATGGATTGTGGGGGATAGGGCAGACTCCAGCCATGGTGCTGTGTTCAATAGTTTCAATTGCGGGACCTTTTGATCTTATAAATAGCTGTACTGGCGCCTCCAATGTTATTAGGAGTAATAGTTGTATTCTTATGAACCTCATCAACTCTGATTGTATTAGTGCTAACACCACAGCAGTCCCATTAGTGATCCCCTGACCACTTACTATttccatgtatgtatgtatgtatgtatgtatgtatgtatgtatgtatgtatgtatgtatgtatgtatgtatgtatgtatgtatgtatgtatgtatgtatgaatgtatgtatgtatgtatgtatgtatgtatgtatgtatctctttctctctctctctctctctttctttctctctctctctctctctctctctctctctctctctctctctctctctctctctctctctctctctctctctctctctctctctctctctctggtttggGGTTGGTGACAGTGGCTAAATGATGAGACTCACTCTGGGGGGCTATTTTAAAGTGCTCTAGATTCCAGCACCCTTTTCGTTCTGTATGCTGACTCCTGGTTTTCTCTCGGAGTCATTCCCCAATTCATACTTACAAACTCATAGGTGTGACATTAATGTCTGTGGAAAAGTTGTTGGCCAATCAAGTATTTGGATCCAATCTTTCTGGTAGTATTGACTGGTCCCTTTTATAATGTTAATGTAGAGTATGTGGTTTTGGACTCCTTACTGTATAAGTGTGTGCTGTTGATGAGTTTGCCATTCATCTATGAGCAGATGTGTGTGACGGTACAGTATATCATGTGTATTTCAGTATGACAGTATTGTTTAGTGATGTTCAGTACATGTTGTCTGTCCCGTAGGGTGACGAGGCCAAGGATCTCCCAGGGGAACAAGTGAGCGAGGAGCAGTTCACAGATGAGCACGGAAACATCGTCACCAAGAAGGTCAGATATCTATCCCAGCAtgcctctctctactctacagcCCTGCGCTGTGGCTTATCTACCAGTTCCCCCCTGTTACTATTCATGTTCAACTCACTACACTCATCCTCATAGAAATGATTATTAAATTGATAATCAAGAACCATCACGTTCATCGTCATGCCTTGATTTATTCCAATGTCATGACTGTAATCACGACATGGGAAAATTATCCCTGTCTTGCTCTCACAGGTGTCACAGTCATGTTTAGTTGCTGTATGAATGGTTGTGGGTTGTAGATTTAATAAGGAGGGGGTTGAAAGGTTGTGGGTTGTAGATTTAATAAGGATGGGGTTGAAAGGTTGTGGGTTGTAGATTTAATAAGGATGGGGTTGAAAGGTTGTGGGTTGTAGATTTAATAAGGATGGGGTTGAAAGGTTGTGGGTTGTAGATTTAATAAGGATGGGGTTGAAAGGTTGTGGGTAGTAGGTTTAATAAGGATGGGGTTGAAAGGTTGTGGGTTGTAGATTTAATAAGGAGGGGGTTGAAAGGTTGTGGGTTGTAGATTTAATAAAGATGGGGTTGAAAGGTTGTGGGTGGTAGATTTAGTAAGGATGGGGTTGAAAGGTTATGGGTTGTAGATTTAATAAAGATGGGGTTGAAAGGTTGTGGGTTGTAGATTTAATAAGGATGGGGTTGAAAGGTTGTGGGTTGTAGATTTAATAAAGATGGGGTTGAAAGGTTGTGGGTGGTAGATTTAGTAAGGATGGGGTTGAAAGGTTGTGGGTAGTAGGTTTAATAAGGATGGGGTTGAAAGGTTGTGGGTTGTAGATTTAATAAAGATGGGGTTGAAAGGTTGTGGGTGGTAGATTTAATAAAGATGGGGTTGAAAGGTTGTGGGTGGTAGATTTAGTAAGGATGGGGTTGATAAGGATACATATAACCAGGACAGTGTTTTATAATGAACATTAAGTTCCTTAATGGTACACAGGGAGAACCCAAAAGAGTACCAATCTCTCCTTCTTAAGCTCTCTTTCCCAccaccctccctcatcctcctctccctcccctgtgtgtgtgtgtgtgtgtgtgtgtgtgtgtgtgtgtgtgtgtgtgtgtgtgtgtgtgtgtgtgtgtgcgtgcggtgcAGATTGTACGGAAGGTGGTGCGCAGGGGGAAGGGCTCAGGTGACGAGGGGGGTCAGGAGCGGTCAGTGAGCGTGGATGGCTCTCTGCAGGATGAGCTGGAGGCTGAGGCGGAGCAGTTCATGAACTACGCCGTCCTGAGCAGCAAGGTGGGCCACTGACCTGCATCAGCCAGGCCACACTCACCTGGGCTACTGTACAAGAGGCTGAGACTCTAAACAAACTCATTCATCTGTCATAAATAGAGCATTGATTCACAGTTAAAGTAGACTGAGACTAACTTGACCATACAGGGCCCATCAGGGTCAATTTGTAAACTTCCCTGAATTTATATAGGTACTCAATGTAGCAATCAACCACTAGAGAAGATGACAAGGGTGTAGCTGGGAACTACGATCTCTTTACTCTGCTGGGATCAGCAGTATAGATTCCTCTGTTAGTCCAAAGTAGACCACCGCTAAACCTGCATGGACTGTGTCGTGTgaatgggatgtgtgtgtgtgtgtttgtaatttAGATCAACCTGTGTTGTCATTCCCCATCCTCCTAGCTACAAAGAAACTGAAAGAAATATTGATTGTGTGAGTGTCCTCATGCTGTATTTTGTATCCAACATGCAAGCATTACTCATCTGTGCTTCATTTCCCCCATCATGTCCACCCTCTCCATCCTGACCTGCATGTAGGACCATCCAAAAAGTCCACAACTGCATCCTGCTCTGATAGCTTGCACTGTCTCTCTGCGTTGGCTGAAACAACAAACTAATGCTTCCAGGTTTCATAACAGCAGTCTGATATCTGCTCTGTCTCCAGTCAGTACATAGATGGATGGCTCTTTCTCTCCAGTTGATATGAATGTCTGGGTGTTGGTTGGTTGCTCTTGATGTGCTAATGCAATGAGGTCCGTTCTCTCCCCTTCAGTAACCCACATTgactgactgtctatctgtcttctCTGCCCGCCTCCATTCAAAGTTTCTATAGTCCATAACTATGACTGTGTGCTCCCTCCAACGTGCAGTACTCTATTCCATGTCAATGTTTCTGATGCTTCTCTCTTTTCTATTTTCCTGTCTGTTTTTCCaatccccaccccatctctcttgGCTTGGCTGTCTTTCCATTATCTCTCTTCTCTTGAattgtctcctttcctctcatttTCTTGTCTTCCCGTCAACTCTCTCGCTTCGCTCATTACCTCAATTGTCACCTTtaacctcttctcctctccacccttgtCTCTTCATACACCTCTTCACCTCATCCGTATCTTTCACCTCTCACACACTGTGCCattgctccctctccctcctctatctctccctctctcctgattccctctccctctctcctgatttcatctccctactctctccctctctcctgattccctctctgtcctccacaTATTTTTGTTCTCCTACTACTTATCCTTCACTTCTacttccacctctccctctctgtctctgtccctcctctcccttctactctcatcctcttctctacctgtctctgtccctcctctccctcctactctcatcctcttctctacctgtctctgtccctcctctcccttctactctcatcctcttctctacctgtctctgtccctcctccccctcctactCACATCctcttctctacctgtctctgtccctcctctccctcctactctcatcctcttctctacctgtctctgtccctcctctcctttacctccGCCCCTGGCTCTCcccttgcaccccccccccccctccctgatGTAGCCTGATATTGTGGATGTGAAGAAGGGTGCTCAGATAGTGAAATGTGCCAGTCTGCGGAGAGTAAAGCAGTGAGGGAAGCATGCAGACAGAGTGGCAGAGCGACATGTCCCCGCAGGTACGGGACTGACTGACCCACTGAGACCTCTCACCTGGGTTATGGCTCCTTCATTTAATcctgcctctctgtctggatTAAATAGGCCTGATGTTGTTACAGTAATTCAGTACTAATGACATTGAGCTAATTGTAGCACTACAGTGCAGAGTGACATTTGATGTGGCTTGAACTATATCATTGGCATTTGATGCAACTACTGTGCATTAATATGTTACAGTATGACTGTGGGGTGGCATTGATTTAGTAGATTCACATTTAATATTAAAACTAAGTCTAGTTGAACGGTAACGCTCTCAACTCTGTACTACACATACTGTATCCCTCGGCAACAGAGGTATGAGTCCCGACTCGACCATTCCTGTCTATGCCCTTAAACATTCCTATCTTTGTCCTCTTCATCGTCTATCTTACCCTATCTACTTCTAGATGTTCTATCAGAAAATAATGAAATAGGAAAGGTTGACCGGACCTCCCGATCTTCGGATGCCTCGTTACATATGGCTTTATAAGATAGTATATtagtgtgtagtgttttgctGTAGATGAGtatcagtgtgtcaaatacaGATGGATGTAGCACAGCTGTTGTCATACTGTCTTAGGAGAGTCTAAACTACAGCAGattctgtggtcagtgtgtatAGATTGTGTTACAGTGGGTATTCAGCAGGGTGTGAAGGGGAGGTTCAATGGCTGTCCTTATGTGGTGGCGTACTAATGCTGTACATGTCTGACTGGGTTTACAGTAGGTCTAGCTACATGCAGTATGTTTATGTTAGTGCTGACTGTTGTACCTATTACAGATAGCATTGCATGTGGCTCTCCACTATCAAAGGGTGCTGGGGATCCAGCATGTTTTCATAGGTCAAAGTTGGCAGGCCAGTTGTTCTTTCAAATTAAACTATCTgggtcaactgtgtgtgtgtgtgtgtatgtgtgtgtgtgtgtgtgtgtgtgtgtgtgtgtgtgtgtgtgtgtgtgtgtgtgtgtgtgtgtgtgtgtgtgtgtgtgtgtgtgtgtgtgtgtgtgtgtgtgtgtgtgtgtgtgtgtgtgtgtgtgtgtgtgtgtgtg is a window of Oncorhynchus kisutch isolate 150728-3 linkage group LG3, Okis_V2, whole genome shotgun sequence DNA encoding:
- the LOC109880218 gene encoding ankyrin-1 isoform X13; this encodes MWALVTELLFSFVLLAFLVISGQNVMHIASGSLRSVLTYVHAALDRELGEAEGMADEEENVTTRVVRRRVILKGDEAKDLPGEQVSEEQFTDEHGNIVTKKIVRKVVRRGKGSGDEGGQERSVSVDGSLQDELEAEAEQFMNYAVLSSKPDIVDVKKGAQIVKCASLRRVKQ
- the LOC109880218 gene encoding ankyrin-1 isoform X14 — its product is MWALVTELLFSFVLLAFLVISGQNVMHIASGSLRSVLTYVHAALDRELGEAEGMADEEENVTTRVVRRRVILKGDEAKDLPGEQVSEEQFTDEHGNIVTKKIVRKVVRRGKGSGDEGGQERSVSVDGSLQDELEAEAEQFMNYAVLSSKDLSPTPKQSYLDT
- the LOC109880218 gene encoding ankyrin-1 isoform X15, yielding MWALVTELLFSFVLLAFLVISGQNVMHIASGSLRSVLTYVHAALDRELGEAEGMADEEENVTTRVVRRRVILKGDEAKDLPGEQVSEEQFTDEHGNIVTKKDLSPTPKQSYLDT